One window of Candidatus Palauibacter soopunensis genomic DNA carries:
- the purF gene encoding amidophosphoribosyltransferase has translation MRRLPTSGARGAGRGAFELDKPREECGIVAVSGSDAAAELAFLSMYALQHRGQESAGIVTVDGSGMSRVHKGMGLVADVFDDDVLATLEGSLSVGHVRYSTAGGSSLRNAQPLLVQYEDKPLALAHNGNLTNANQLKRSLARDGSIFQTDADSEVIVHLIARSRHRDLDGKIDDALSQLVGAFSLLLCIGDTVYATRDARGFRPMVMGRRGEAVVFASETCALDIIGAAYVRDVEPGEVLKVRDGHVESLRPLPPAEPSACLFELVYFARPDSRVWGCSVDEARRAFGRQLAHEHPAEADCVFAVPDSSNSAALGYSEVSGLPFELALIRNHYVGRTFIHPTQTGRDFKVRVKYNPVRELVDGKRIVVVDDSLVRGTTSSGLVRLLRDSGAREVHFRVASPPVRSPCYYGIDMPTKEELIGSSHTVEEIRQHLKVESLGYLSMEGMRDAVTDHGPFCDACWTGNYAAPLVDMERSQALQTV, from the coding sequence ATGAGGAGACTCCCGACGAGTGGCGCCCGGGGCGCGGGGCGCGGGGCGTTCGAGCTGGACAAGCCGCGCGAGGAGTGCGGCATCGTGGCGGTCAGCGGCTCGGACGCCGCCGCCGAGCTCGCGTTTCTGTCGATGTACGCGCTCCAGCACCGCGGACAGGAGTCCGCCGGCATCGTCACGGTCGACGGGTCCGGCATGTCGAGGGTCCACAAGGGCATGGGCCTCGTGGCGGACGTCTTCGACGACGACGTGCTCGCCACCCTCGAGGGATCGCTCTCCGTCGGGCACGTCCGCTATTCGACGGCGGGCGGATCCAGCCTCCGCAACGCGCAGCCGCTCCTCGTGCAGTACGAGGACAAGCCGCTCGCGCTCGCGCACAACGGCAACCTCACGAACGCGAACCAGCTCAAGCGCTCGCTCGCCCGCGACGGTTCGATCTTCCAGACGGATGCGGACTCGGAGGTCATCGTCCACCTCATCGCCCGCTCGCGGCACCGCGACCTGGACGGCAAGATCGACGACGCGCTCTCGCAACTGGTCGGCGCCTTCTCCCTCCTCCTCTGCATCGGCGACACGGTATACGCGACTCGCGATGCGCGAGGCTTCCGGCCCATGGTGATGGGCAGGCGGGGCGAAGCCGTCGTCTTCGCATCCGAAACGTGCGCGCTCGACATCATCGGGGCCGCCTACGTGCGCGACGTGGAACCGGGCGAGGTGCTGAAGGTCCGCGACGGCCACGTGGAATCGCTCCGGCCGTTGCCTCCGGCCGAGCCCAGCGCCTGCCTGTTCGAACTCGTGTACTTCGCGCGTCCCGATTCGCGCGTGTGGGGGTGCAGCGTGGACGAGGCGAGGCGGGCGTTCGGCCGCCAGCTCGCCCACGAGCACCCGGCGGAGGCCGATTGCGTGTTCGCGGTGCCCGACTCGTCGAACTCGGCGGCGCTCGGGTACTCGGAGGTCAGCGGCCTCCCGTTCGAACTCGCGCTCATCCGCAACCACTACGTGGGACGAACCTTTATCCATCCGACGCAGACGGGGCGCGATTTCAAGGTGAGGGTGAAGTACAACCCCGTGCGCGAACTCGTCGACGGCAAGCGCATCGTCGTCGTGGACGACTCGCTCGTCCGGGGTACGACGAGCAGCGGCCTCGTCCGGCTCCTCCGGGACTCGGGGGCGCGGGAGGTGCATTTCCGGGTCGCGTCCCCGCCGGTGCGTTCCCCCTGCTACTACGGCATCGACATGCCGACGAAAGAGGAACTCATCGGCTCCAGCCATACGGTCGAGGAGATCCGGCAACACCTGAAGGTCGAATCGCTCGGCTACCTCAGCATGGAGGGCATGCGCGACGCGGTCACGGATCACGGTCCCTTCTGCGACGCCTGTTGGACCGGCAACTACGCCGCGCCGCTCGTCGACATGGAACGATCGCAGGCGTTGCAGACGGTCTGA